The DNA window TCTATGTACAGTTACAGCTTgcaaggaggagaggaggaagggggCCGCCGATGGCGCCGGCGGTGTCGCAGAATCCGAGCCGTTTCTCGCGAATGGGATTTGCCCCCATTCGCCAGCTCTGCTCTTCCGTCAGCTCCCGTTCGTTGCTGAACCCTGACTCGGAGCTAGCGGTTGTGCTGCCCCGGTCGTCTGGACCTCACTGATTAGTTATTGTCCTTCACTACCCTAATGTACAGTtagaaggaaaaaggaaaaaccCATGGTCTTCAACACAACAATTCACACATAGGTATCGCAAAATTTCCCATCCATCCTGTTCTGGACTGCCTTGATCGCCGCCACACGAGCAGCAGTGGCCGCCCTGTTCGCGGCCATGACCGCCTTATGGACTTGCTCGTCGACTCTCGGCAGGCGAAAGGCGTTCTCCGCGGCGCGCTGAGCAGCCTGAATGGAACAACGCGACAACCATTGGAATTCCCCCAGAGCaattgcaaatggtaaaacttgggCAGATCATTGTGCCCAGGGAAATTGCTGTATTACCTGCACTGCGCGCTGAACAGCAGGATCAGATGGGGGCAAGGGAGTCTTGAGAGTCCCAGAATCCCAGTCCCCCGATCGCTTGTCGCCATTCCGGAACGTGTACATCCCGAATCCCTGCTTCTTGCCTTCGTGCCAGGAGCCTTCGTAGCAATGGCCATTGGCGAAGCTGTAGACACCGAACCCGTGGATCTTGTCCCCAAAGTACTCACCGGCGTATCGATCGCCATTTCTGGAAGAAAATTTGAGCGGCAGGATCGAAATTAGCGAGCCATGTTCAAAATAACTGCCAATAAGTGCAACAGTGCGCTGCTGATTTGATTACATCAAACTTCAAATCGTGGAATTTGGCTGGACGCCCACCTGAAATGGTAGCTCCCGAGGCCGTGCTTGACGCCGCACTTGAATTCCCCGACGTATGAGCTGCCGTCGGAGCAGGTCTGCGCGCCGATGCCGTGGCTCTGGCCGCCGGCCCACTCGCCCGCGTAGCAGTCGCCGCTGTAGAAGCGGTAGACGCCGTGGCCGTGGCGGAGGCCCTGGCGGTACTGGCCGCGGTAGCGGCTGCCGCGCGCCCAGCTCTCGATGCCGTATCCGTCGTACTTGCCGTCGACCCAGTCGCCCTCGTACTTGCCCTTGCCGAAGAAGTTGTAGACGCCGCTGCCGTTGCAGCGGCCCTTGTGGAACTCGCCCTCGTAGCAGTCCCCATTGCTGTAGAACTCGACGCCCTCGCGCACGACGCGGCcgtgcgcggcggcgccggcggccttgTCCGCCCGCTTCTGGGgcttgtcgtcgtcgtcgccgatGAACCACTGCACGGACCCGGACCCCGGGGAGCGGCGCAGGCGGAGGCGGCCCCGGAGCAGGCGCGcggcccccgcggcggcgccaagcgcggcggccgcggaggcggcgaggagggcgagGTGGTgcccgtcgccgccgcggagcaggaggaggaggagcaggaaggCGAGCGGGAGCGCGAGGACGAGGAGCGGGTGGGCGGGGCCGGCGCCGTGGTGGAACTGGTGGGGCGGGGCCTTTGGGTGCGCCTGGGCCTTCTTGTCGTCGGGCTCCGGGTCCTCGACCACCACGGCCTGGAACGAGGAGCAGTTCCGCACCGTGGGGGAGCGCAGGAGCGAGGAGGGCGTCCGCGTCAGCTTGCCCGCGCCGCCGgggcccgccccgccgccgtggccgtccatccctccggcgccgccgcctcctcgccgccgccgctccccggccCCGACGCCTCCGTCCCTGTCCTCAATCTCCGGCGGATCTCCGTCCCAAATCCCTAGAGCAGACGGGGCCGGGCGAGACGGCAGATCGGTGGGAGCAGAGCGGGAGTGGGTGGagcggagagaagagaggagaggagagggcgGGGGCGTGGGCGGGGAGGGGTCTCTTATAAGCTGCCAGTACAATACAACCACCGCGGGAGGGAGGGAAGGGGTGAGGTGACCAGCTCCGCGTGCGCAGCGCCGACCTGCCCGTCCCGTCGCGTCTCGCTGCCGCGTGGGACCCGGCGGCAGGGGGATGTTGGCGCATCCCGGGCGGGTGTCTCGCGCGGTCGCGCAGCGGCGGTTTGGGTGGCCCGGGCGGGAGGCGCGCGCCGAGGGGTCGGGCACTTGGGCCGGGCCGGCAGGCTCGATGCGATGGAGCGGCCTTTCGTATGGGTGGGAGGTGGCGCCCACCGGTTTCTCGGATCTGGCAATGGGAGGACTGCAGGAGGCGTCGCGTGGTGCGTCCAAGCTTTGGGCACGTGCCGCGGGGGAGCTTTTGGTGGTGGCCGCCGAGTTGGGCTGGGGTGGTGTGGGCGCGCTCGCCGGGAGGGAGAGGCGGCACctgcgcgcggcggggcgccaGTGGTCAGTGGAGGAGGGACGAGAGGGACTCGAGGCCAACCGGGTGGGTTGCCTGCTGGTGCTTGCGCTTGGAGCGCTCCGGCCTCTGGATCACGGCATGGGACGGGCCCCGACACGACGCACGAACTTTGTCAAGAAACTCTCTGCGTTCGGATTGCGCCCGCGCGGAATGTTTCCAAGTGTTCTTGAATTGGGGATAATAAACCGTTGCATACGGGCTTCTCGTTCCGTTCTAGGCTCGCGGTTCAGCGGTTGGTGGCATTTCTTCGCTTTCTGTAATCCAGAGTCAAGCTTTCCTTGCACCCACAAACGTCGCACTTTGGTGCTGACCGTCGTGTGTGAAAAGAGGCCGTGCCGTGCCACCTTGTGAATGGCATATGAAAACGGCATTCTCGGACCATCCTTTACTTGGAATCAAATGTTCAGACCATCCTTTATTTGGAGAGGTACGAGTAGACTTTCGCACATAGAAACTGTAGTCAAACTCCCGTTCCCCGTGGAGACGAACGAGCGCTCGCCGGCTGCGAGCTACCGCGAGTCCGCCGTTGACATCCTCGGTGTCATCGACGTTCCCTGCCTGCGCTCGCGCGCATTGATGCGGAGTAAAATCGGCGCCGAGCGGCCAACCGCCCAGGGGCGACCCAGTCCGGTCAAGCCGAAGCCGGCCTCTGACTCCGCCAATCCGTCACCGCGGCCCGTCAGGACTCGACTCCCATCTCACGTGCCGCCCTCCTACGCCGCGGTGCCGGCCAATCCGTGGCCACCTCCGGGTCCGGGAACAGGAGCCGCGCGCGGCTAGCCGGACGGGATTATTGGTGCCGGGCAGCGGCCGCGGAGCGCGCAGGTGGTGGGTGTGGGCAGCACTGCACAGCAGGCGACCACCGGCCCCGGCACGTCTGCCACGGCGCATCGGTGGGCGGCTCGGGGCCGTGCACGCGCGTAGGCCGTAGAACAATAGTGGGGCGCGGTATCTTGGCGCGTGCGGTAGGCTTTGGCCGTCGGACTTTGGGGGAGTCTCTaggcgcggacggcggcggcgcgtcgagCCCCGCTCCTCGCCTCCTCCTAGAACGGCATGGCGCATGGGGCGCGCGGCACGGGACAAAATGCTTTCTGGGCCTTTTCCGTGGGGGTATGCACGGCGTCACGGCGTGCGACCATGCGTCGACCCTCTCGCGGTGAGACCACTCGTCAGTGGACGGGATTCGAATTCCAGCAACGAGAGCTGAGCTGAATTTCTCCTGAACCACGAATCCGGTTTTCAAATCTCGTCGCGGAACCGGCCGGAGGCTATGAAAACCGGGCGCGTGCTTTGACCTTGACCTTTGGTAGGAGGAGATCATGGCACGCTCCGATGGTCCACAGCATAGACCTGAGTTTTTTCGAGCTCCACTCCGCTGCACTCATCTCGCCCACCGAGCGAAAAGGCGGGCAATCTTTTTTCGCATCCTTGCGCGAGATCAGGTAGCCTTTTGCCTCCCCTCTGTCTTTCTGCAGTGGCCCGGGCGTATTGCACATGCTCTGGCAAACCAACCGCATACCGAAACTATCTCAGTTACGAACTTACGGGTACATTTCCCTTTCTGAATTTCGAAAAAGAAAGTTGGAGTTGTGGGCGCAGCCTGCTCGGCGCTCATTAGCACCCTCTCTCCACTGGGGACGAACGTGCGGTGTGTGTAAAACAGGTAGCGACACAGGAGCAAAACTCCAAACGCAGCCGAAGCTACAGTCCTGTCTCTTAACAAAGTAGAGGCGGCTACGGTATGGGCCGTGCACTGGGGAAATCGCACttgcttttgcaaaagaagGACAAGGCAGAGGAATGAAACCGTCTAGGCATGCTTTTGTTTGCAGGAAAGATGTTTCGACGAACATTTCAAGCACACAACATAGTAGGATTAAAACAAATCGCCGCACCAAGCAGGAGCAGCGTACGATGGCAAAGTTCGAGCCTCCCCAAAGCTGCAACACGGCCTCGATTCAGGAGGGCTGGAGGAGAATAATACAGGCGGAGAGAAGACAAAACAGAAAAAGAAACGAAACAAAGCATCGACACTAATTTTAGCCAAAACAAATGCGAATTTCAACTCGCACTCGTCGCTCATCAACGTACATCGCATCGCATCCAGAAGCATAGCCTTCGTCCTCTTACGACGAAACTGCGGAAAAGCTGCCTTTCAGTTTGGTCAGACTCTGATGTAACCTCTTGTTGTCACTCACATGGTAAGTACCTCTAGCTTCTTTTTTACTCTCCCTTTTGATTTGATTTACTTTCCTTCAAAAAGAGATTTGATTTACTCGTGGGAAGACCTAAAAAGAGACCGAGGTGTGCGATGGAAAGAAGAACACGGCTACAGCATTTTTTCCTGCCACGCCGATGCTTGCCGTTCCGTTTAGGAAAAGTCCGGCGTCCGACACGGAGCAAAGCATGGACCATGCAGTAGCTGCATGCCTCATTCGCACCGGCCGGGATGGCCATCGCTGTCCCTACCAAGCTGGGGCTGTGCTGTTGCTATAAATAAAGTTATTTAATTTCTTTTACCTGCCACTGTTTGTCTCAAGCCATGAATTCTAGGGCCAAACGCAGGAATGACATGGAGCATGGAAAAGCCACAGGAAACGGGAGAAAGAAAGAGACGCGAACGAAAGGAGTGTGCTTTCAAGAGGTTGCATCTCATTGCAGAAACGCTACAAAGTTCTTATGGCACAGCCATTCTGTAGGAATTTGGTTGGATTTCTAGACGTTGGATCATTTGTTTTAAAAAGGACTCTACAGGAATCTTTTCTACGAGATTCAAATCCTGTGAAATTTCTCAATTGTTCCTTTACACCAAAGGAGGAAGACTAATGTTTTCTCCACTGCAGAAAACCTAGGATTCGGTGAAATTTACTAAGTTAATGAAGAAATTGTACCAAATAGGTCCATTCGTCGAACAGTGATCCAGCTTGAAGCAACATTGTTAGCATCGGAACATTCTTATAGAAGAGGAAAACATATAATTCTATTGACCGGTCAATGCCTTTTTTTTAAAATCTTATGACATGACACCGTCCAAGAACAGCCTGAATGGTGACTGCATAGCCTTCACCCTGAAGTTCCTTGGCACTCTGATAAGAACAAGAACAAAGAAACAGAAAAATATCAGCGACGCGTCCACAAGTGAAGCCGCATAGCTGTGGGCGAAACGAAACCCATCGAACCCCAATCTGGCAGGCTGGCGTACTGACTGGGCGCCAGTGATTCTGGAGATACGCCGCGAATTACTGGCAGCGGTAGTAGGTGGAGGAGAGGCGTCTCATTCCTCGGCACAATGATGGAGCCGTGACCCCGATCCAAGTCTCCACGCGCCCTCAAAAGCGCAGAGGAATTTTGACTAGTAGCACGCCGGAGCCGGGACGGGAAGCTCCCCGGAAAaggcacgccggcgccggcggcagcaCGGCCTTTCAGAGGAGCGGAGTCCTTTACTCATTGCTCGCCTAGTGCGATGCAAGCGACGTGGGCCGCGTCGACCGGCGGTGACCTCTCGCCAGGGAAAGAAAGGTCACGGGTCAGAACTCAAGTCGTTTAGGGCGACGGTTTGTGTTGGCGCGTGTTGGATTCGAATGCAACGCCTCCTCAGCCGCAGGATGAACTTTCAGCGCGGTCGTTACGCTGCCGCTACCTGTTTCGCAGACACGCGCCGTCGATGATTGTTCAGCGAGAGCGATCAAGCGAAGCTCGAACGCGAGCCTCCGCTGAATTGACGAGACGAGAGGAGACGGGCGAGCTTGCTTTGCTTGCGCGATCCCCTCCCTCACATGCGCTCGCAGCTCGCAGGTCCATGTCCATGTCCATCTCTGCCTCTACGACGCCGGGACGACAGGGTCACACCGTTGGGCGCGATCCTGGATCTGTGCGCTTCTCACTGAAGTTGTACGCCGCCCGATCGCACTCGGAACGATTCTCTGTCAGGGAAAGGCAGTTGCGAGCGTGCCGAGCCTGCAGAGTACAGTGTCACGTTTTGCTTGTCCTGTATGGAGAGTTGGAATAGGATCCGCTCGGGCCGGACGCTGGATCCAGCTGCCGGCTCTTCGCTTCGCTTCGATCCGTCCAGCAGTTTCGTTCGCGGCTCCCTGGTTTTTTCACGTAGACATTCTGACTGGTTTAGCGTACAGGCCTTTCGCTTGCTTGTCTGTCGCGACTCGGTAAAACAAAAACGTTACAGGCTTGATGCTAGCCACAACCGTTACTACTGCGTTCCGATTCACCATTTGGTTGTTTTCTTGGAGCAACGGTAAACAAAAGGGTAAAAAAAGGTGGAAACAAAGCTGGTAACCATACAGGAATGTGCTGCAACGGGGATTTCacaccagctccggcctccgGGTAACTGTCTGACCGCGTCATTGAACTCCGAAGAATCCCCCGGTGGGTCCCAGCCGGCAGCCCGACGTAGACCGGTGACCTCATCGACGGTTTTCCTTGGCGCGTGCTTGATTCGGATGACCCGTCAGTCCCTGGACGAGCTTTCATCGCGAGAAATGGCTTCTCCACCTTCGTCCAGGGCTTTTAGCAAAGCTGTTAGACTGTAGCCACCTTTTTTTTCACGTACACGCGCATTGGATTGCTTGATCGGACTGAAGTGAATCAAGGACGTGACCCTGGCCCTGCTGAAGCGCTGAGTTCGACTAGACGAGCGAGTGGGGCGATCCCATTTCGTCGCATGCATCATGCGCTCGCCGGTCCAGCTCTACTACGACCGGATCACTGCTCGGCGTGGATCGTGGATCTGTACCCTGTCCGCCGCAATACACTGTGCGGCTCGGGCAGACTGTCTGCCAGGGAAAGGCGGTTGCCGCGAGGTACAGTGTTGCATTTTGTTTCTTTGGCCCACAGGGAGTTCTGTGCTGCCTCCGGTCCAGACTCTCCTTTTCACCTGCTATGCTAGTTTCGTGAGCTGCAAATTTTTGGTGTGGAAGTGTCCATTTTTAAGTTGCATTTGCTGCTCTCTTTTTTGCCTACATGATTTTACTGCGTGACCGAACTCTGTGTAACTAGAAAATAATATAGTGGTAGTAACCATAGCATTTTTGCCGGAGATTTTATGTGAACTCTGCGTAACTGGCTGACCAGGCGACTGAACTCGGGGGTTCGGATGTGTTTTCTATCTTTTTAACGGGAGATGGGCCTAATACTTGGCGTAGGCCCAAACTACAGACCCACAAAATTACTTCGAAGCCCAAAACTCATCTGACAAATCCGAAGGATCCACTGCGGGGCCCATCTGACAGCTCCACCTGCGGCCCAGCTCCGATGTCCGATGCCGCCTCCCCAAGCAAAGCGAGACGGAATCTCAAAAGCCGAAAGCCATCGTCATCGGCGGGGGTGGGTCCACGGCCACGCACGCAGGGCTGCGGTGGTGCCCATGGCTTCGTGGCTGctgctccccctcccctccttcccATGGCTTCCTCCCCCGCCACCGCccggctcctcctccggcggccgcggcggcgggggcgggggcggagaCGGCGGCGACTGGAGGCCGAACGTCGTCGCGGCCTTCGCCGGCGCGCAGGTCGGCAgtgccctccgccgccgcttcgccggcctcctctgctcacCGGTGCTGTTCCTTGCTTTCGCCTTGACTTCCATTCCGTTCCTCTTCTTAGTCACCGCGAGCCCGAGAGGGAACATGAACAGCGTTCGGATAGCCTCTGCTTCGTGTGTTGTTGCTTGGAGCTCCTTGACTCCTTATTGATTAGATGGCGAATAATCGTACTTGATCAAATAGATTAAACTGAAGTGAATTATGCATCTAGGAGGTGCGACATCTTGAAGCCTTGCCGAAAATGGATGACGGTTGCTTTGGAGGATTTGCGACACACTCAATCCTTGGCTTGCTGGGCAATATGTTCCCTGCGTCATATGTTTGCAGCTTCGCTCTATCCAGTGGGAACGGGTCATTTGGGAGTGGGACATACATCGGCAAAGGGAAGGTGCTGTCCAGACGACCTCGCAGAATTGATTCGAAGAAGAGGTTTTGGACTAATGTTCTTCTTGCTATTAATGTCCTGTAAGTCAATGTTCAGTTTAAGTTTGTGCGTTTGTCTTCTGATTGATGTTAGCTCCATTCATATATTTGGTGCTTAACACCCTTTGCTCTCATTCAAGGACTTATATCGCTCAGGTAGCATCACAAGGAAAGCTGCTTATGTGGGGAGCAAAGGTTTGTGTCCTGTTTAGACTTTCTAGTTCAGTTGCATGCGGTTGATTTTTTATCTAATACAGTTACGACCATGATGTGTGATGAAAGATCAACAGTCTGATTGATAGAGGACAATTTTGGCGTTTGGCAACATCATCTCTCCTTCACGCAAATGTCACTCACCTCGCTGTATGTTTTCATTTCAGTTGAGTTCATATTTTATGGAAAAAATGTTAATGCTAATTTCCTACCTGTTGTCATAATGATGCAGTTTAATTGTTTCTCTTTGAACTCAATTGGGCCCATGGTTGAAATGCTAACCGGCCCTAGAAGATTTATTGCTGTTTATTTCAGTTCGGCACTGGCAGGTGCTTGTTCTTAAACTGTTTTGGATGATCAATATGGTAGAGCCCTGGTCTTAGTTGTTACTGTTCATAACCAATTTTTGGAACTTAAATAGGTTCACTGATGAGTTATCGCTGTTGTGAGTCACCTGCTGTTGGTGCGTCAGGT is part of the Panicum hallii strain FIL2 chromosome 2, PHallii_v3.1, whole genome shotgun sequence genome and encodes:
- the LOC112879983 gene encoding junctophilin-1-like — protein: MDGHGGGAGPGGAGKLTRTPSSLLRSPTVRNCSSFQAVVVEDPEPDDKKAQAHPKAPPHQFHHGAGPAHPLLVLALPLAFLLLLLLLRGGDGHHLALLAASAAAALGAAAGAARLLRGRLRLRRSPGSGSVQWFIGDDDDKPQKRADKAAGAAAHGRVVREGVEFYSNGDCYEGEFHKGRCNGSGVYNFFGKGKYEGDWVDGKYDGYGIESWARGSRYRGQYRQGLRHGHGVYRFYSGDCYAGEWAGGQSHGIGAQTCSDGSSYVGEFKCGVKHGLGSYHFRNGDRYAGEYFGDKIHGFGVYSFANGHCYEGSWHEGKKQGFGMYTFRNGDKRSGDWDSGTLKTPLPPSDPAVQRAVQAAQRAAENAFRLPRVDEQVHKAVMAANRAATAARVAAIKAVQNRMDGKFCDTYV
- the LOC112879297 gene encoding RHOMBOID-like protein 10, chloroplastic, whose protein sequence is MASWLLLPLPSFPWLPPPPPPGSSSGGRGGGGGGGDGGDWRPNVVAAFAGAQVGSALRRRFAGLLCSPEVRHLEALPKMDDGCFGGFATHSILGLLGNMFPASYVCSFALSSGNGSFGSGTYIGKGKVLSRRPRRIDSKKRFWTNVLLAINVLTYIAQVASQGKLLMWGAKINSLIDRGQFWRLATSSLLHANVTHLAFNCFSLNSIGPMVEMLTGPRRFIAVYFSSALAGSLMSYRCCESPAVGASGAIFGLVGAYAVYMWRHRSYFGNARESLEHIGRVVVLNMGMGLLSRGIDNWGHLGGLLGGVAVAWLLGPAWQYQYVAKDGRVVFKDRAPVLRLIKG